A stretch of Apium graveolens cultivar Ventura unplaced genomic scaffold, ASM990537v1 ctg9015, whole genome shotgun sequence DNA encodes these proteins:
- the LOC141705544 gene encoding uncharacterized protein LOC141705544, whose translation MPIGGAKVERILGKKVFTFNPDGKKIKFMELDDLSLGNSKLHYLRASIYQNDESIDGLKDIKQRIQWHLDVMEENLLGKFLEEAEDCIIRGHLYESGFSLGYLDWIWHGEGVASSTQSSVGSTCPGKKPAPPSETYNVCQATYNDNEDWDKESDDFKRYVADAKQPLFEGSECTKLESVLKLHHWKARFGVSDKTFTDLLESIGSFLLKEHVLPGSMYKVKKTLTDLGLEYVKIHACPNDCVLYRGPAADPLSECPKCHLSRWKIVKDGKVRVNVPAKVMWYFSIIPRFKRLFKSAATAKLLSWHAENRFKDGKMRHPSDSPTWQNVDCRWPEFSSEARNIRLGLVADGINPHNYGLNNRYSCWPVM comes from the exons atgcctattggaggagccaaaGTAGAAAGGATTCTAGGAAAGAAAGTCTTTAcatttaatcctgatggaaagaagaTTAAATTTATGGaactggatgatctatctcttgggAATTCGAAGCTACATTATCTCAGGGCATCCATCTACCAAAATGATGAATCAATAGATGGGCTAAAAGATATCAAACAGAGGATACAATGGCACTTAGATGTTATGGAAGAAAATCTATTGGGAAAGTTCCTTGAAGAAGCTGaagactgt ATAATCAGGGGTCATCTTTATGAATCTGGTTTTAGTTTAGGATATTTggattggatttggcatggagaaGGGGTTGCTAGTAGTACTCAGTCATCAGTTGGTAGTACTTGTCCTGGTAAAAAGCCCGCACCCCCTTCAGAAACATATAATGTATGTCAAGCAACATATAATGATAATGAAGATTGGGATAAAGAATCTGATGACTTTAAGAGGTATGTTGCTGATGCGAAACAACCTCTTTTTGAGGGAAGCGAGTGCACTAAACTAGAGTCAGTCCTCAAATTACATCATTGGAAGGCTAGGTTTGGAGTTAGTGATAAAACCTTTACCGATCTTCTTGAATCCATTGGCTCTTTTCTTCTTAAAGAACATGTGCTTCCAGGTAGTATGTATAAAGTTAAGAAAACCTTAACTGATTTAGGACTTGAGTATGTCAAAATCCACGCTTGTCCAAATGACTGCGTGTTATACAGGGGACCAGCTGCCGACCCTTTATCTGAGTGTCCCAAATGCCATCTTTCTCGTTGGAAAATTGTGAAAGATGGTAAAGTTAGGGTTAATGTTCCAGCCAAAGTGATGTGGTATTTTTCGATAATCCCTAGATTTAAACGACTGTTTAAATCTGCTGCTACTGCTAAATTATTGAGTTGGCATGCGGAGAATCGATTTAAAGATGGAAAGATGCGTCATCCATCTGATTCTCCTACTTGGCAAAATGTAGATTGTAGGTGGCCCGAGTTCAGTAGCGAGGCTAGAAATATACGCTTAGGATTAGTGGCCGATGGTATAAATCCACACAACTATGGATTAAACAATCGGTATAGCTGTTGGCCGGTCATGTAA